In Plasmodium gaboni strain SY75 chromosome 8, whole genome shotgun sequence, the sequence atattattaccacatcttttatcattatatatattattattattattgcattcttttatattataattagtattatttttataatgcTTTATATTATACCCATTAGATTTCATTACATCattttcaattttattatcacatcgatcttcttcattatccgtatctaatatatttataaccTCTATAATTTCGTTTGTATCTTTCTGAAGTACTTTTTCCTTACTTATAGTATAACTAGCTTTTGTTgaattttcttttattttattctgACCGCATGCAATTGTTTTTACCGATTTTACATGTTCATCTTCATCCGAAtcaataataatttcatcAATATTGTTTTGAACAGAActgttatatttattattattattattattattattattatttttattattatttttattatgttcttcattttttttatgttcattatttttatttattgtatattttttgttctttttatttccctcattttttattaaaatatcatttgaattatttttagTCATGTACATatttgatttatatttatttggAAATATACAAGTAGgttgatttttttttacagGTAAATCAGCACCATAAACTGATATGACATCttcattctttttattGTTAATAATATCCCAATAGGTTTTTTCAATATTCTCTAAATCAAATTTATTATCTgatgataaatatttattttgaagcatttcattatatttatacatttcATATAATGTCCAATATTCATCGGGATGATCAAATTCCTTCccattttttaattcattaaTCATTTGTCTTcttatattaaatttaatattaagATAATACGAATTAAATTGtggagaaaaaaaattaggAGGTATAACTTTTAATGCTCCATATTTTAAACCCATATAATTATACTTTTCAAAAAAAAGCATGGGGTTTGTCATTTCTTCCATAGTTGTATTTATTTCGGGTATTTCTTTAATTcgtttatatatattttcatcatcataattataagaacaattattattacaacaattactattattataattattattattgttattatttttattattaatattattaatattattattaatattatcattattattacgGATGTTACGCGCATGGTGCCTTAGTGGCAAGTTTTCAGGGAGCCTTTCAAGattcttttcattatttttttcattttgtatattatttaattttttatttaatacatatttcCCCTTAAATTCAGAAACCATAGACATACATTTTTTACTATTCATATTAGTATCATTTATaccatttttatatactaattttttatatttattattagaaaCATCTATTAATTCATCTTCATTTGTTATATCATTTGTTATGTCATTCGATATATCATTAGTTATATCATTTATCATTTCATTTGTTAAATCGCctattatatcattaatattttctcTTATAGGATCATCAAATAATTCATTCGCTAGTTCACTGTCGTTGTCATCTTTTTCTTTACCATTCTTCCATTCTTCAAATTCTTCTTcatcaaatatattttctacATATGTACAATTGTCTTCTTCAGAATTCTcataatttatttcattattttttaaaaaagattTATTTCTTGTATCATATACTTTCtttatttgatataaatctttttgatttattaatttcttatcagctttatttttataccCATTGTTGTTTTTCCTTGTATCTATATAATTAacatcatcatcatcattacATGATAACACAAACTCTCGGTTTCTTTTCCTCTGTTTTATACCATTCATTTTCTTATCCATTTTAACGTAAAACattgatataaaaaataagataaaaaaaaaaaaaaaaaaaaaaaaaaaaaaaaaaaaaaaaaaaaaaaaaaaaaaaaaaaaaaaaaaaaaaaaaaaaaaaaaaaaaaaaaaaaaaaaaaaaaaaaaaaNNNNNNNNNNNNNNNNNNNNNNNNNNNNNNNNNNNNNNNNNNNNNNNNNNNNNNNNNNNNNNNNNNNNNNNNNNNNNNNNNNNNNNNNNNNNNNNNNNNNAGATACACAACCTTCCCTATTTAAGTGAcaaatgttttttttttctatgTTCAATTGTTTATGATTTTCcataattcatttttttatagaaaaaatatatatatatatttatttattttaattttttaatttttttttctcatgcgctatataataaaagtttCCTAAATGTAATTGTGTATAGGCTCATTTTGTTTTgatttcttatatatattatacatatatatgttattctttaaaaaaaatttttttttttttttttgttattatttcttatatatatatatatatatatatatatatattttatattaaacatatatatgttaatcttttaattttttttttttttttttttttttcaagtATGAGAGTCCCATTCATcataaaaaagaagaaacTACACCTTTTTCTTCTACCAAATAAGAAGAGGTATTATATGAGTTATCGTGAAATAgtaaaatttaaaaataatggTAAGGAAAATCATAAACAATTGAAcatagaaaaaaaaaacattgGTCACTTAAATAGGGAAGGTTGTGTATCTGTTCATACGACAACAACACcttttgaaat encodes:
- a CDS encoding JmjC domain containing protein; the protein is MDKKMNGIKQRKRNREFVLSCNDDDDVNYIDTRKNNNGYKNKADKKLINQKDLYQIKKVYDTRNKSFLKNNEINYENSEEDNCTYVENIFDEEEFEEWKNGKEKDDNDSELANELFDDPIRENINDIIGDLTNEMINDITNDISNDITNDITNEDELIDVSNNKYKKLVYKNGINDTNMNSKKCMSMVSEFKGKYVLNKKLNNIQNEKNNEKNLERLPENLPLRHHARNIRNNNDNINNNINNINNKNNNNNNNYNNSNCCNNNCSYNYDDENIYKRIKEIPEINTTMEEMTNPMLFFEKYNYMGLKYGALKVIPPNFFSPQFNSYYLNIKFNIRRQMINELKNGKEFDHPDEYWTLYEMYKYNEMLQNKYLSSDNKFDLENIEKTYWDIINNKKNEDVISVYGADLPVKKNQPTCIFPNKYKSNMYMTKNNSNDILIKNEGNKKNKKYTINKNNEHKKNEEHNKNNNKNNNNNNNNNNKYNSSVQNNIDEIIIDSDEDEHVKSVKTIACGQNKIKENSTKASYTISKEKVLQKDTNEIIEVINILDTDNEEDRCDNKIENDVMKSNGYNIKHYKNNTNYNIKECNNNNNIYNDKRCGNNINNIIICKKNNNVRKDSNFLERKDNYFCEINDIISNISENMNIKSLPFVRGSMLRNIDILIEGVNIPWLYIGTLFSTFCWHTEDNYFASINYQHWGQPKIWYVIPPHYSDKVEDVIYEYLKENSKININNNTTNNNKGGASYMGGGRRRRGKYFRKRKFSMPSHSRNNRKSANVITNEKSIKSNSTNINININSNINNNNNIINNNNIINNNNIINNNYINNNNRNNSLNLCNRNNLEDDYIYFEADKNNKYNFLNVNINDVDLIYTDPYLKYKIIDKDEINSKKENNKNKIYKLTIQIPVEVFLRNNIPVYKNIQRKNEFIFLWPKTFHGGFNSGYNCNEACNIAPTFWLFFGLQSYYNYKYYRNTCISIHFILFSNLLHFHEYNFSQLKHIIYSLKYILLDEYRFFCENQSIYIDLNLQHDVLLNKKIVNYSNFVSLDLVKIYYNFEKNKNSHFFQSVKSKLHFFYKDCDACNSPTFN